Proteins encoded within one genomic window of Gigantopelta aegis isolate Gae_Host chromosome 2, Gae_host_genome, whole genome shotgun sequence:
- the LOC121388727 gene encoding histone-lysine N-methyltransferase 2D-like — MSPNSCVSSNSYISLLSSVSPDSCLSPDVRVSPDYCVSPDVRVSPDYCVSPDSCLSPDVRVSPDYCVSPDSCLSPDVRVSRDYCVSPDFRVSPDYCVSPDSCLSPDYCVSPDSCLSPDIRVSPESCLSPDVRVSPDSCLSPDSCLSPDVRVSPDSCLSPNVRVSPDSCLSPDSCLSPDVRVFPDSCLSPDSCLSPDVRVSPDSCLSPDSCLSPDVRVSPDSCLSPDSCLSPDVRVSPDFCLSPDVRVSSDYCVSPDSCLWPDVRVSPDSYLSPDVRVSPDFCLSPDVRVSPDYCVSPDSCLSPDVRVSPDSCLSPDVLVSPDFCLSPDVRVSPDSCLSPDVRVSPDYCPEIDSMGDNGFYNHPSSFPHNFVHITLRVPPHPPCSSVIPPLTPRTKSGLPTTGLITRQDSATLLVQLRETD, encoded by the exons ATGTCGCCCAATTCTTGCGTGTCGTCAAATTCCTATATATCGCTACTTTCCAGCGTGTCGCCCGATTCCTGCTTGTCGCCTGATGTCCGAGTGTCTCCTGATTACTGCGTGTCGCCTGATGTCCGAGTATCTCCTGATTACTGCGTGTCGCCTGATTCTTGCTTGTCGCCTGATGTCCGAGTGTCTCCTGATTACTGCGTGTCTCCTGATTCCTGCTTGTCGCCTGATGTCCGAGTGTCTCGTGATTACTGCGTGTCGCCTGATTTCCGAGTGTCTCCTGATTACTGCGTATCACCTGATTCCTGCTTGTCTCCTGATTACTGCGTGTCGCCTGATTCCTGCTTGTCGCCTGATATCCGAGTGTCTCCTGAGTCCTGCTTGTCGCCTGATGTCCGAGTGTCTCCTGATTCCTGCTTGTCTCCCGATTCCTGCTTGTCGCCTGATGTCCGAGTGTCTCCTGATTCCTGCTTGTCGCCTAATGTCCGAGTGTCTCCTGATTCCTGCTTGTCTCCCGATTCCTGCTTGTCGCCTGATGTCCGAGTGTTTCCTGATTCCTGCTTGTCGCCCGATTCCTGCTTGTCGCCTGATGTCCGAGTGTCTCCTGATTCCTGCTTGTCGCCCGATTCCTGCTTGTCGCCTGATGTCCGAGTGTCTCCTGATTCCTGCTTGTCTCCTGATTCCTGCTTGTCGCCTGATGTCCGAGTGTCTCCTGATTTCTGCTTGTCGCCTGATGTCCGAGTGTCTTCTGATTACTGCGTGTCGCCTGATTCCTGCTTGTGGCCTGATGTCCGAGTGTCTCCAGATTCCTACTTGTCTCCTGATGTCCGAGTGTCTCCTGATTTCTGCTTGTCGCCTGATGTCCGAGTGTCTCCTGATTACTGCGTGTCGCCTGATTCCTGCTTGTCGCCTGATGTCCGAGTGTCTCCTGATTCTTGCTTGTCGCCTGATGTCCTAGTGTCTCCTGATTTCTGCTTGTCGCCTGATGTCCGAGTGTCTCCTGATTCCTGCTTGTCGCCTGATGTCCGAGTGTCTCCCGATTACtgc CCAGAGATAGACAGCATGGGAGACAATGGCTTCTACAATCACCCCTCCTCCTTCCCCCACAACTTTGTTCATATTACACTGAGAGTGCCTCCCCATCCCCCCTGTTCATCTGTTATTCCACCCCTTACCCCCCGTACAAAATCCGGGCTACCTACGACCGGTCTTATAACGAGACAGGACTCTGCCACTCTGCTCGTCCAACTCCGTGAGACTGACTGA